From the Streptococcus sp. 29887 genome, one window contains:
- a CDS encoding YhgE/Pip family protein → MLQKVKNIFKKPMTLVTIIGVACVPALYNISFLTSMWDPYGRLDQLPVAVVNQDQSASFQAKTLTIGDDMVDNMKESQSLDFHFVSEKDAERGLEEGDYYMVITLPEDLSEKASSLLTNQPEPLTISYQTSKGHSFVASKMGESAMEKLKTSVSETITETYTTAVFDSMREIQNGMVEAADGSQQLTNGASQLESGSQTLSNGLTTLTTSGQALVTGANQLATGLVSYTDGVNQAAIGSQTLSSGLTTYTNGVASLASGAEQLNANSSQLIAGVGQLQSGASQVEQLVTGANQLQAGLEQLASSTSLSAEQSSQIQALLTGLPQLQAAISQLNDSLSSIGGFAVDTSTLSSLLTEMGAQAQGLLTAVQADKTASIEALQATATYQNLTADQQAELVGALQNSPSATATVAQTILDQLSQLSQALSSLQSLSGMATQMSQLQSAVGQINAAANQALPGATIAIENLSSGLNQVNTALNQQVLPGTQTLTSGVSQLQMQLSGGASQLMSGVTAYTAGVAQLAAGGAQLVANNSSIQSGGGQLTSGLATLASNSSQLVSGSGQLASGSQQLIAGADQLASGGKTLTSAITSLRTGSETLTNSLSSASQQLSVVSVEDKNAQAVSQPVTLEHSDQDDVKTNGVGMAPYMVSVALMVAALSANVIFVKHIDNRSYKNRWDWAKGKLLLNGIIASLAAVILYGVLRLIGIEPAHPMATLGLILLASWTFMALVTALVGWNNRFGSFASLIILLLQLGSSAGTYPIELSPRFFQVIQPYLPMTYSVSGLRQTISMVGNSSHQVWILSLFLVGFMGLGLLIYNQKDE, encoded by the coding sequence ATGTTACAAAAAGTAAAGAATATTTTCAAAAAACCAATGACTTTGGTTACCATTATTGGTGTTGCCTGTGTCCCAGCCTTATATAACATTAGTTTCCTAACTTCTATGTGGGACCCTTACGGTCGACTAGACCAGCTGCCTGTAGCAGTTGTCAATCAAGACCAGTCGGCGAGCTTTCAAGCTAAAACCCTCACCATTGGTGATGATATGGTGGATAATATGAAAGAGAGCCAAAGTCTGGATTTCCACTTTGTATCAGAAAAGGATGCGGAAAGAGGTTTGGAAGAAGGGGACTACTATATGGTCATCACCCTACCAGAAGATTTATCAGAAAAAGCATCCAGTCTCTTGACGAATCAGCCTGAACCACTAACGATTTCCTATCAAACATCTAAAGGTCACAGCTTTGTTGCTTCTAAGATGGGCGAATCAGCTATGGAGAAATTAAAGACATCTGTTTCAGAGACAATTACTGAAACCTACACGACAGCCGTTTTTGATAGTATGAGAGAAATTCAAAACGGCATGGTTGAGGCAGCAGATGGAAGCCAACAATTAACAAATGGTGCCAGTCAATTGGAATCAGGCAGTCAAACACTCTCAAATGGACTGACTACTTTAACGACTTCGGGTCAAGCACTCGTGACAGGAGCAAATCAATTGGCCACCGGTCTCGTATCTTATACAGATGGAGTCAATCAGGCTGCGATAGGCAGTCAAACACTGTCCAGTGGCTTAACGACCTACACAAATGGGGTGGCAAGTCTTGCTTCAGGTGCGGAGCAATTAAATGCCAATTCCTCTCAGCTCATCGCTGGAGTGGGACAATTGCAATCAGGAGCCAGTCAGGTTGAACAACTGGTAACAGGGGCCAATCAATTGCAGGCAGGCTTGGAGCAACTCGCTAGTTCAACCAGTTTGTCTGCTGAACAGTCTAGTCAGATACAAGCACTCTTGACTGGACTTCCTCAGTTGCAGGCGGCCATTAGCCAATTAAACGATAGCTTATCCAGTATCGGAGGATTTGCAGTCGATACCTCTACTCTATCTAGCCTCTTGACGGAGATGGGGGCTCAGGCTCAAGGATTGTTGACAGCAGTCCAAGCTGATAAAACAGCCAGCATCGAAGCCTTACAAGCAACGGCTACCTATCAAAACTTGACAGCTGATCAGCAAGCTGAATTGGTTGGCGCCCTCCAAAATTCACCTTCGGCAACAGCGACAGTAGCCCAAACGATTTTGGATCAATTGTCTCAACTCAGTCAAGCCCTATCAAGCTTACAAAGTCTTTCTGGCATGGCAACACAAATGAGCCAGTTACAATCAGCTGTCGGTCAGATCAACGCGGCTGCCAATCAAGCATTGCCAGGTGCAACAATAGCCATTGAAAATCTATCAAGTGGCTTGAATCAGGTCAACACCGCCTTGAACCAGCAAGTTCTACCAGGAACTCAAACCTTGACGAGTGGTGTGAGTCAACTTCAAATGCAACTGTCAGGCGGAGCGAGTCAACTCATGTCTGGAGTAACAGCCTATACCGCTGGTGTTGCCCAATTAGCAGCAGGTGGAGCCCAGTTGGTTGCGAATAATAGTAGTATTCAATCAGGAGGTGGCCAGTTAACATCAGGATTGGCAACCTTAGCATCCAACTCCAGTCAACTTGTCAGCGGTTCAGGACAACTGGCTTCTGGTAGTCAGCAATTAATTGCTGGTGCGGATCAATTAGCTAGTGGCGGGAAAACCTTGACAAGTGCTATTACTAGCCTCCGCACAGGTAGTGAAACCCTAACGAATTCACTCAGCTCAGCCAGTCAACAACTATCAGTCGTCTCTGTAGAAGACAAAAATGCACAAGCAGTTTCTCAACCAGTCACCTTGGAACACAGTGACCAAGATGATGTGAAGACCAACGGTGTTGGAATGGCTCCTTACATGGTATCTGTTGCCCTAATGGTTGCAGCCTTATCTGCGAATGTTATTTTTGTCAAACACATTGATAATCGTTCCTACAAAAATCGTTGGGATTGGGCTAAAGGAAAACTCTTGCTCAATGGTATTATTGCCAGTCTAGCAGCAGTGATTCTGTACGGTGTTCTTCGCTTGATTGGAATCGAACCGGCTCATCCAATGGCAACCTTGGGATTAATCCTTTTAGCTTCTTGGACCTTCATGGCCCTCGTTACAGCCCTGGTGGGTTGGAACAATCGTTTCGGATCCTTCGCAAGTTTAATTATCTTGTTACTACAGCTTGGATCAAGCGCAGGTACCTATCCAATTGAACTCAGTCCACGCTTCTTCCAAGTCATTCAGCCTTATCTTCCAATGACGTATTCTGTTTCAGGCCTTCGTCAAACCATTTCTATGGTTGGAAATAGTAGTCATCAAGTTTGGATACTGAGCCTCTTCTTAGTAGGCTTTATGGGACTAGGTCTCTTGATTTATAATCAAAAAGATGAATAA
- a CDS encoding DUF1700 domain-containing protein has protein sequence MTRTEYMEQLEKHLKKLPHKEYFEAINFFNEYFDEAGPEREADIIEELGSPKEAASELINNILNKQIQEDKERKEPLQLTWKHWAGLGALSMMGLFSFFLLFIMGEFIGFIPLFVTLILGAFFLGRYFRNFSQTKRTLWLAILAIISLPIAIPLLLILLASLLGLTALIVALIIGAFALGVLLLISGAYLIWEGFTLLSEGFNIFLMGFGSGLSLIGGAILIYILTGFFAYWSWRLVKACFKWILKRGKRA, from the coding sequence ATGACAAGAACTGAGTACATGGAGCAGTTGGAAAAACACCTGAAAAAACTACCCCACAAGGAATACTTTGAAGCCATTAACTTCTTTAATGAATACTTTGACGAGGCTGGTCCAGAACGGGAAGCAGACATTATCGAAGAACTAGGCTCACCAAAAGAAGCTGCCAGCGAACTGATTAACAATATTCTCAATAAGCAAATTCAAGAGGATAAAGAAAGAAAAGAACCGCTCCAGCTAACTTGGAAGCACTGGGCTGGACTGGGAGCCTTGAGTATGATGGGATTATTTTCCTTCTTCCTGCTCTTTATCATGGGAGAATTTATCGGATTTATTCCATTGTTTGTGACCCTTATCCTTGGAGCCTTTTTCCTCGGTCGCTACTTCCGCAATTTTAGCCAGACCAAGCGAACACTCTGGTTAGCCATCCTTGCTATTATTTCCCTACCAATCGCCATTCCTCTCCTGCTTATTCTACTAGCTAGCCTATTGGGTTTAACGGCGCTTATCGTAGCCCTCATTATCGGTGCCTTTGCTTTAGGCGTGCTACTCCTGATTAGCGGTGCCTATCTGATCTGGGAAGGTTTCACCCTCCTGTCAGAAGGATTTAACATCTTCCTCATGGGCTTTGGCTCAGGACTTTCATTGATTGGTGGAGCTATTCTCATCTACATCTTGACTGGATTTTTTGCCTACTGGTCTTGGCGCTTGGTCAAGGCTTGCTTCAAATGGATCTTGAAACGAGGTAAACGAGCATGA
- a CDS encoding DUF4097 family beta strand repeat-containing protein — translation MKKKLTLALIIGFVSLIVGLVLAGIGFFTGGITGLVDVAAPKKIHQTYTDLNSIKVDFIPHSVYIKESSDSNYHVTYANSDNNMQSPLSLSEKDGTLTLTSQRRELKIEGIMQFFGELLAQRGIDVNTVTIEIPKGKTLNKLEGHSIDFYYGSIFSIENVHIKEINLEGNVDLTNSQIDSGKLYSRSFHVTNSSLKNLDISADNGGRLSETNLENVKITNYYELKTIQISLKGNNSFTPAKVGSSTHTILDLTEQSLQDINLNISTQFDLMALAQNQGYYAENEKELEEMMGDLTHLEKQFETMGIHTSGVYEKLSVKKEDRKQSLTLENKNSKNSLTIDAVNATIAFEESK, via the coding sequence ATGAAAAAGAAACTAACCCTGGCCCTTATTATCGGCTTTGTCAGTCTGATTGTTGGCTTAGTTCTAGCTGGAATTGGATTTTTTACAGGAGGCATTACTGGTTTGGTAGATGTAGCTGCTCCCAAGAAAATTCACCAAACTTACACCGACCTGAATAGCATTAAAGTTGACTTTATCCCTCATAGCGTCTACATCAAAGAATCTAGTGATAGCAACTACCATGTGACCTATGCTAATTCTGACAACAATATGCAGAGCCCACTAAGTCTATCCGAAAAAGATGGGACATTAACACTTACCTCTCAAAGACGAGAGCTTAAAATCGAAGGAATTATGCAATTTTTTGGGGAACTCTTAGCCCAACGAGGTATTGATGTCAACACCGTTACCATTGAAATTCCAAAAGGAAAGACCTTGAATAAATTGGAAGGTCATAGCATAGATTTCTATTACGGTAGTATCTTCAGCATAGAGAATGTTCATATCAAAGAAATCAATCTAGAAGGTAATGTCGATCTCACCAATAGCCAGATCGACAGCGGCAAGCTATATAGCCGATCCTTTCATGTCACCAACTCTAGTCTGAAAAATCTTGACATTTCTGCAGATAATGGCGGTCGCCTTTCTGAAACCAATCTTGAAAATGTCAAGATTACGAATTACTACGAATTGAAGACTATCCAAATCAGTCTAAAAGGAAATAATAGCTTCACCCCTGCTAAGGTCGGTTCATCCACTCATACCATACTTGACTTGACAGAGCAAAGCCTACAAGACATCAATCTCAATATTAGCACGCAGTTTGATCTAATGGCACTAGCTCAAAATCAAGGCTACTACGCAGAAAATGAAAAAGAGCTAGAAGAAATGATGGGGGACCTGACCCATCTCGAAAAGCAATTTGAAACCATGGGTATTCACACTAGCGGAGTCTATGAAAAACTTTCTGTCAAAAAAGAAGACCGGAAACAAAGTTTGACCCTGGAAAACAAAAACAGTAAGAATAGCCTAACCATTGATGCCGTCAATGCAACCATAGCTTTCGAAGAATCAAAATAA
- a CDS encoding ABC transporter permease, with protein sequence MRKYLYMTRLTMMNAMQYKAFFLATFVSLAVKILVALYVWKTIFFTQSEVNGFTLQTFTTYIIFANLLASLNSFSLGEDLSYSILKGSIAGEFLRPYSFILALFFKDLGNKLLELIKFAIVFIGILLVHQDFYLPDGKTILLFLVSSILGMFIVQLLDMAFGFLAFFTVNAWGVMLLRMGLFNLASGALLPLSFYPQAVENFLKLLPYNYAVNVPVSILLGQESDLTALGLQVIWIPILACFIAALWSQAKRRIVIFGG encoded by the coding sequence ATGCGTAAATATCTCTACATGACCCGCCTGACCATGATGAATGCTATGCAGTATAAGGCTTTCTTTCTGGCTACCTTCGTTTCACTGGCAGTGAAGATTTTGGTAGCTCTCTATGTCTGGAAAACCATTTTCTTCACTCAATCAGAAGTCAATGGCTTTACCCTACAAACCTTTACCACCTACATCATCTTTGCCAATCTACTAGCCAGTTTGAATTCTTTCTCACTTGGTGAAGATTTGTCCTATAGCATTTTGAAAGGGAGCATTGCGGGGGAATTTCTCAGACCCTATTCCTTTATCCTAGCCCTCTTTTTCAAAGACCTTGGAAATAAGCTCTTGGAACTGATAAAATTTGCTATCGTATTTATCGGTATCTTGCTTGTTCATCAGGATTTTTATCTACCTGATGGAAAAACTATTTTGCTCTTTCTAGTCAGCTCCATCCTAGGGATGTTTATCGTTCAATTACTGGATATGGCTTTTGGCTTCTTAGCATTTTTTACGGTCAATGCTTGGGGAGTGATGTTGCTCCGAATGGGGCTCTTCAATCTAGCCTCGGGGGCACTATTGCCACTCAGCTTCTATCCACAGGCTGTGGAAAACTTTTTGAAACTCCTTCCCTATAATTATGCAGTTAACGTTCCAGTTTCCATTTTATTGGGACAGGAAAGCGATCTAACTGCTTTGGGATTGCAAGTTATATGGATACCCATTCTAGCCTGCTTCATCGCTGCTCTTTGGTCTCAGGCCAAGCGTCGTATTGTCATTTTTGGAGGTTAA
- a CDS encoding PadR family transcriptional regulator, which produces MHFPVPAVLTEFLIMAILESDDSYGYEICQTIKLIANIKESALYPILKKLEQNDFLTTYSQEYQGRMRKYYSLTQLGHEELVRLKDDWDTYTATINGIIEGSVRHDKN; this is translated from the coding sequence ATGCATTTTCCAGTCCCCGCAGTGCTGACAGAATTTCTTATTATGGCTATTTTGGAATCCGATGATTCCTACGGATACGAAATCTGTCAGACCATCAAACTGATTGCCAATATCAAGGAGTCAGCCCTCTATCCCATCCTGAAAAAGCTAGAGCAGAATGACTTTTTGACCACCTACTCCCAAGAATACCAAGGCCGCATGCGCAAGTATTACAGCCTGACCCAGCTGGGCCATGAAGAACTGGTTCGGCTCAAAGATGATTGGGACACCTACACAGCAACCATCAACGGTATTATAGAAGGGAGCGTCCGCCATGACAAGAACTGA
- a CDS encoding CapA family protein, giving the protein MSRSRTYSRSKRVSSARSQKQLIGIACLALFLLALIVLLELLAPSAVSQLQDEASQTSQTGQRENEVRTARIMAHGDLLYHLPILRGAEQVDGSYDFSENFTYVKPWIEQADFAIADFEGTISPDMDLAGYPLFNAPSIVVSNIRDAGYDLVDLAHNHILDSHLSGLVSTVHTFREAGVDTVGVYAEGNRSTAPLYIREVNGIRIAVLAYAYGFNGLEVLLSQEEYDGYLSDFNLEKMQAEIERAEKEADITIVMPQTGVEYQLEPTEEQTSIYHQMIDWGADIVLGGHPHVVEPAEILEKDGQRKLIIYSMGNFLSNQRIESMEDTPNAQWTERGVLMDLTIQKENGQTSIQTAQAHPTWVNRWSKGTYSSEGYEQFAYQTYILQDWIAGGQYYGQLDPYTQARVDLAYQEMKDFVNLNW; this is encoded by the coding sequence ATGTCACGGTCTAGAACCTATAGCCGTTCTAAGAGGGTATCTTCAGCAAGAAGTCAAAAGCAGTTGATAGGAATTGCTTGCCTAGCCTTGTTTTTGTTGGCTCTTATTGTACTCTTGGAGTTGTTGGCACCGAGCGCGGTAAGTCAATTACAAGACGAAGCTAGTCAGACTAGTCAAACAGGTCAGAGAGAGAATGAGGTAAGGACCGCTCGTATTATGGCCCACGGTGATTTGCTCTATCATTTGCCTATTCTTCGTGGGGCAGAGCAAGTAGATGGGAGCTATGATTTTTCTGAGAACTTTACCTATGTCAAGCCTTGGATTGAGCAGGCTGATTTTGCCATAGCAGATTTTGAGGGGACTATTTCTCCAGATATGGATCTGGCGGGTTATCCGCTCTTCAATGCTCCCAGTATCGTGGTTAGTAACATCCGTGATGCAGGATATGATTTGGTCGATTTGGCCCACAATCATATCTTGGACTCCCATCTGTCTGGCCTGGTTTCCACGGTCCATACATTCAGAGAAGCTGGTGTGGATACAGTCGGTGTCTATGCCGAAGGCAATCGCTCAACTGCGCCGCTCTATATCCGAGAGGTCAATGGTATCCGTATAGCTGTTTTGGCCTATGCCTATGGCTTCAACGGCTTGGAAGTCTTACTTAGTCAGGAAGAATATGATGGCTACCTATCAGATTTTAATCTTGAAAAGATGCAGGCTGAGATTGAACGAGCAGAAAAAGAGGCGGATATTACTATTGTCATGCCTCAGACGGGTGTGGAATATCAGTTGGAACCAACGGAGGAGCAGACCAGTATCTACCATCAAATGATTGATTGGGGAGCTGACATTGTTTTGGGAGGTCATCCCCATGTGGTAGAGCCGGCAGAAATTCTTGAGAAAGATGGTCAGAGAAAATTGATTATCTATTCTATGGGGAATTTTCTATCCAATCAGCGTATCGAAAGTATGGAAGATACTCCAAATGCCCAGTGGACAGAAAGAGGTGTCTTGATGGATCTTACTATTCAGAAAGAGAATGGGCAAACAAGTATTCAAACGGCTCAAGCCCATCCGACCTGGGTCAATCGTTGGTCTAAGGGGACTTACTCGTCAGAAGGCTATGAGCAATTTGCTTATCAGACCTATATTCTGCAAGATTGGATAGCAGGTGGACAGTATTATGGACAGCTGGACCCATATACCCAGGCGCGTGTGGATCTAGCCTATCAAGAAATGAAGGATTTTGTAAATCTGAATTGGTAA
- a CDS encoding ATP-binding cassette domain-containing protein, whose translation MIQAEHLSKTYSIIDKEVGLKGSIKAFFKPKKKAIPAVQDISLQVRKGEIIGYIGSNGSGKSTTIKMLTGVLYPDQGSVRINGLNPQENRKAVNKQIGVLFGQKSHLDWNLPVQESFILHAKIYDVPDKVFKERLAVLIDLLDLADIMKQPIRNLSLGQRVRCEFAAIFIHQPAVVFLDEPTIGLDASVKEIIRSFIRYMNQEYQTTFLITSHDMKDIESLCERIFIIDKGKKVYDGSLTVLKERFSTVKTILFSTEKPIEKALQVDGWEFEQLDDFHFEIHYQSKVWTSAQVIEQVFNHYAIEDVTMKELEIETMVRQIYEEGIHA comes from the coding sequence ATGATTCAGGCAGAACATCTATCAAAAACCTATTCTATTATCGATAAGGAAGTGGGACTCAAAGGCTCTATCAAGGCCTTTTTCAAGCCCAAGAAAAAGGCCATTCCTGCTGTTCAAGACATTTCCTTACAGGTGAGAAAAGGAGAAATTATCGGCTATATCGGCTCCAATGGTTCCGGTAAGTCGACCACCATCAAAATGCTGACAGGTGTTCTCTATCCAGACCAGGGTTCCGTCCGCATCAATGGACTCAATCCGCAAGAAAACCGCAAAGCTGTCAACAAGCAAATCGGCGTTCTCTTTGGGCAAAAATCCCATCTGGATTGGAACTTGCCTGTCCAGGAATCTTTTATCCTTCACGCAAAAATTTATGATGTTCCAGATAAGGTATTCAAAGAGCGATTGGCTGTCTTGATTGATCTATTGGACTTGGCTGATATTATGAAGCAACCAATCCGTAATCTGTCACTCGGCCAACGGGTTCGCTGTGAATTTGCGGCTATCTTTATCCACCAGCCTGCCGTTGTTTTTTTGGACGAACCAACCATCGGCTTGGATGCCAGCGTCAAGGAGATCATTCGCTCCTTCATCCGCTATATGAATCAAGAATACCAGACCACCTTTTTGATTACTTCCCATGATATGAAGGACATCGAAAGCCTCTGTGAGCGGATTTTTATCATTGATAAGGGCAAGAAAGTCTACGATGGTTCTCTGACCGTCCTCAAAGAACGCTTTTCCACAGTCAAGACCATTCTCTTCTCAACAGAAAAACCAATTGAAAAAGCCTTGCAAGTGGATGGCTGGGAGTTTGAGCAGTTGGATGACTTCCACTTTGAAATCCATTATCAAAGCAAGGTATGGACCAGTGCCCAGGTGATTGAACAAGTCTTCAATCATTATGCCATTGAAGATGTTACCATGAAGGAATTGGAAATTGAAACCATGGTCCGCCAAATTTATGAGGAGGGTATCCATGCGTAA
- a CDS encoding ABC transporter permease, with the protein MKKYISLYLYNIKVYMMAQMSFRVDFFIGLFSSLIEQIVYLIFLNILFGNIKEIAGFNYGQMLFIYGIATVGRSIHLIFFDNLWMFGSRYIRQGEFERLLLMPVNPLFQLICERIQPQGIGTTLIGSIALVQASSELGLEWSLGKLMLLIFVAICIGLLYAVIQLGPTALAFWIVESFPLTMGIFSLNQMAQYPLNIYPKLIQILLIFVFPYAFTAYFPALYFLDLSMWGLALPLVVVVLFSINYKLFRYGMTKFTSVGN; encoded by the coding sequence ATGAAGAAATATATCAGCCTCTATCTATATAACATCAAGGTCTACATGATGGCCCAGATGTCCTTTCGGGTGGACTTCTTCATCGGGCTTTTCTCCTCTTTGATTGAACAAATTGTCTACCTGATTTTCCTCAATATTCTCTTTGGAAATATCAAGGAAATCGCTGGTTTTAACTACGGTCAAATGCTTTTTATCTATGGAATAGCGACCGTCGGACGCTCCATTCACCTGATATTCTTTGACAATCTCTGGATGTTTGGCAGTCGCTACATCCGACAAGGCGAATTTGAACGCCTCCTCCTCATGCCTGTCAATCCTCTTTTTCAGCTCATCTGTGAACGAATTCAACCTCAAGGAATCGGAACCACACTTATCGGCTCTATCGCTCTTGTACAAGCTTCCAGTGAACTAGGCTTAGAGTGGAGCTTGGGAAAACTGATGTTACTAATCTTTGTGGCCATTTGTATCGGCCTACTCTATGCCGTTATTCAACTTGGTCCAACTGCTCTAGCTTTTTGGATTGTAGAGTCTTTCCCTCTGACCATGGGGATTTTCTCCCTCAATCAAATGGCTCAGTATCCTCTCAACATCTATCCAAAACTCATTCAAATCCTGCTGATATTTGTTTTCCCCTACGCCTTTACCGCCTACTTCCCTGCTCTCTACTTCCTAGACTTGTCCATGTGGGGCCTGGCTCTACCACTGGTTGTAGTGGTCCTATTTTCCATCAATTATAAGCTCTTCCGCTATGGTATGACCAAGTTCACCAGTGTTGGAAATTAA
- a CDS encoding Cof-type HAD-IIB family hydrolase, whose protein sequence is MTVRLVATDMDGTFLDGQGSFDRERFAWILDKLEEKGIPFVIASGNGIGRLLQLFKGFEERLIFVADNGSHVYQAGKTIIRRSIQQEEIRAVLDYFKGRWAEVCLMLSTEKDIYMQAGAGMPFEGTGLPIDPAQMAAFQSRVKYLDDLSAYPTFEPIYRLGLWVPEAQVDKITEEFNQAFHGQLVAVTSGYGSVDILPQGIHKAWGLEQVLTNLAITPDQVLAFGDSDNDIELLAYVGYSYAMENATDKVKAVAKYIAPSHLEAGVLQVLEELVL, encoded by the coding sequence ATGACAGTTCGATTAGTAGCAACAGATATGGATGGGACTTTCTTAGATGGTCAGGGAAGTTTTGACAGGGAACGTTTTGCATGGATTTTGGATAAGCTAGAGGAGAAAGGCATCCCATTTGTCATCGCCAGTGGCAATGGAATAGGTAGATTACTTCAACTCTTTAAAGGATTTGAAGAACGTTTGATTTTTGTAGCAGATAATGGTTCCCATGTCTATCAAGCTGGCAAAACCATCATTCGGCGAAGCATTCAGCAGGAAGAAATCAGAGCAGTTTTAGACTATTTCAAAGGCCGTTGGGCAGAGGTCTGCCTGATGTTGTCGACGGAGAAGGACATTTATATGCAGGCCGGTGCAGGCATGCCTTTTGAAGGTACAGGTTTACCGATTGACCCTGCACAAATGGCAGCTTTTCAAAGTCGGGTAAAATACCTAGATGACCTCAGTGCCTATCCAACCTTTGAACCTATTTATAGGCTTGGTCTTTGGGTTCCTGAAGCGCAGGTAGATAAGATAACGGAAGAGTTTAATCAGGCTTTTCACGGTCAGTTGGTGGCTGTAACCAGTGGTTATGGTTCCGTTGACATTCTACCGCAGGGTATTCATAAGGCATGGGGCTTGGAACAGGTTTTGACGAATTTAGCAATCACGCCAGATCAAGTCCTGGCCTTTGGGGATTCGGATAATGATATCGAATTGTTGGCCTATGTTGGCTATTCCTATGCTATGGAAAATGCGACAGACAAGGTCAAGGCAGTTGCCAAATACATAGCCCCTAGCCATTTGGAAGCAGGTGTGTTACAGGTGCTTGAGGAACTTGTTTTATAG
- a CDS encoding TetR/AcrR family transcriptional regulator, with protein sequence MGTDNRKERTRQAILEAMITCLESQPFNEITTTHLASQAGISRSSFYTHYKDKYELIEAYQKDLFHQFEYIFDRHGQNRTQVFLEIFQLLYREQLLSALLSHHGTQEIQQFLIHKVRILIARDLKEYFKEPLSEKEKEYRSIYFSHAFFGIMQVWIKNGKQESPQFMTDFLIKMLP encoded by the coding sequence ATGGGAACAGATAATCGAAAAGAACGGACACGTCAGGCAATTTTAGAAGCCATGATTACTTGTCTTGAATCGCAACCTTTTAACGAAATTACAACCACACACCTGGCAAGTCAAGCCGGCATCAGCCGTTCTAGTTTTTATACACATTATAAGGATAAATATGAATTGATTGAGGCCTATCAAAAAGATTTATTTCATCAATTCGAATACATTTTTGATCGTCATGGGCAGAATAGAACACAAGTTTTTTTAGAAATTTTTCAATTACTCTATCGAGAACAACTCCTTTCTGCCTTGCTCAGTCATCATGGTACACAGGAAATTCAACAATTTCTAATCCATAAGGTCCGCATATTGATTGCAAGGGATTTGAAAGAATATTTCAAAGAACCATTATCAGAAAAGGAAAAAGAATACCGGAGTATTTATTTTTCACATGCCTTCTTCGGTATCATGCAGGTATGGATAAAAAATGGGAAGCAAGAATCACCTCAATTCATGACGGATTTTCTAATCAAAATGTTACCGTAA